One Diabrotica virgifera virgifera chromosome 3, PGI_DIABVI_V3a genomic window carries:
- the LOC126882412 gene encoding uncharacterized protein LOC126882412 has protein sequence MTEQDLITFFTGTYQLKQSISYLAELITEDNKVDLQFLKETADIIKIQVRSRHIKAKTYNCYIHYQPHSIGTSGIKRHYCDCANGARTIGCCSHVAAIIYYLSNARYLAKIVNPAKILTNIFDSNVIPVINEDSDED, from the coding sequence ATGACAGAACAAGATTTAATAACTTTCTTCACAGGTACATATCAACTGAAACAATCAATTTCATATTTGGCCGAGTTAATTACTGAAGATAATAAAGTGGATCTACAGTTCTTGAAAGAAACTGCAGACATAATTAAAATTCAAGTTCGTTCGAGACATATAAAGGCTAAAACATACAACTGTTACATTCACTATCAGCCTCATTCAATTGGTACCAGTGGAATCAAACGCCATTATTGCGATTGCGCAAATGGTGCCAGAACAATAGGATGTTGCTCACATGTAGCCGCTATCATCTACTACTTATCAAATGCAAGATATCTAGCTAAAATTGTAAATCCAGCAAAAATACTAACAAACATATTTGATTCCAATGTTATACCTGTTATAAATGAAGACAGTGATGAAGATTGA